Proteins from a genomic interval of Thermoanaerobacterium thermosaccharolyticum DSM 571:
- the carA gene encoding glutamine-hydrolyzing carbamoyl-phosphate synthase small subunit: MKGYLKLEDGSVFEGNIISKKFQGFGEVVFNTGMTGYQEIITDPSYAGQIVVMTYPLIGNYGINKYDFQSEKPHIRGYVIREYCDIPSNFLSDSSLLYYLDSNEIPILAGVDTRELTKKLRSNGTMRGIITNDVNASVPNISGDLLKDVSTKKAYHIQGEGPKMAFIDLGTKKNILKMLNQVGFDIYVFPYDVSCEDVMAIEPEAIFFSNGPGDPKDAVNAIELAKYFIGKIPVLGICLGHQIIALAMGCNTVKMKFGHRGSNQPVKDLLTGKSYVTSQNHGYAVEESSINRENIIVTHINLNDGTVEGIRHKYLPVFSVQYHPEASPGPHDSMYLFDKFMDITCVYRRRSYLAEI; encoded by the coding sequence ATGAAAGGGTACTTGAAGCTTGAAGATGGCAGTGTTTTTGAAGGCAATATTATAAGTAAAAAATTTCAAGGTTTTGGAGAAGTGGTTTTTAATACAGGCATGACTGGATATCAGGAAATCATCACAGATCCGTCTTATGCTGGACAGATTGTCGTCATGACATATCCTTTAATTGGGAATTACGGAATCAATAAGTACGACTTTCAATCAGAGAAGCCGCATATTAGAGGATATGTCATTAGGGAGTACTGTGATATTCCCAGCAATTTTCTCTCAGACTCTTCATTGCTTTACTACCTTGACAGCAATGAAATACCTATTTTAGCAGGCGTTGATACAAGGGAATTAACTAAAAAATTAAGATCAAATGGGACCATGAGAGGCATCATTACAAATGATGTCAACGCTTCTGTGCCAAACATTAGCGGCGATTTGCTTAAAGATGTGTCAACAAAAAAGGCTTACCATATACAGGGTGAAGGTCCGAAAATGGCTTTTATCGATCTTGGCACTAAAAAGAACATCTTAAAAATGTTAAATCAGGTTGGATTTGACATATATGTATTTCCATATGATGTAAGTTGCGAAGATGTAATGGCGATAGAGCCAGAAGCGATATTCTTTTCAAATGGGCCAGGTGACCCTAAGGATGCGGTTAATGCCATAGAACTTGCAAAGTATTTTATCGGCAAAATACCTGTTTTAGGAATCTGCTTGGGACATCAGATAATCGCACTTGCAATGGGCTGCAATACAGTAAAAATGAAGTTTGGACATAGGGGGTCCAACCAGCCAGTGAAGGATTTGCTGACGGGCAAATCATATGTCACATCTCAAAATCACGGTTATGCTGTGGAAGAAAGCTCAATAAATCGCGAAAATATAATAGTGACACATATAAACTTAAATGATGGCACAGTGGAAGGAATAAGGCATAAATATTTGCCGGTATTCTCTGTCCAATATCACCCGGAGGCAAGCCCCGGTCCTCATGATTCTATGTATCTATTTGATAAATTTATGGATATTACATGTGTTTATAGAAGGAGGTCTTATCTTGCCGAAATATGA
- a CDS encoding acetylornithine transaminase yields MITSDDKKYIMNTYGRYPLTLVKGNGTKVWDTDGNMYLDFVAGIAVNAFGHCYPPIVDAIKNQAETLIHCSNLYWNENQIELAKMIAENSFGDKVFFANSGAEANEGAIKLARKYASIKYGDKRHKIISAKNSFHGRTFGALTATGQMKYHAGFGPLLEGFKYVKYNEIEDIYSALDDDVCAIMIEVIQGEGGIHEGSLEYLKEIRKICDENDILLIIDEVQTGIGRTGKLFAYEHFGITPDIMTLAKALGGGIPIGAIVAKESVSVFKPGDHASTFGGNPLACAAGIAVMKEVTKEGFLDDVSKKGEYFKEKLNGLKDRYKVIKDVRGKGLMIGCEVDLDDAGEIVLNALKKGLLINCVNHNVLRFVPPLIVTTDELDTATIILDDVLHEMGF; encoded by the coding sequence ATGATAACCTCTGATGATAAGAAATATATCATGAATACTTATGGACGGTATCCCCTGACATTGGTAAAAGGTAACGGCACAAAAGTTTGGGACACAGATGGAAACATGTATCTTGATTTTGTAGCAGGCATTGCTGTAAATGCATTTGGTCACTGCTACCCACCAATTGTAGATGCTATCAAAAATCAAGCAGAAACATTGATACACTGTTCAAATCTCTATTGGAATGAAAATCAGATTGAACTTGCCAAGATGATCGCGGAAAACTCGTTTGGTGACAAAGTGTTTTTTGCCAACAGCGGGGCAGAAGCTAATGAAGGAGCAATTAAGCTAGCCAGAAAATATGCATCTATAAAATATGGCGATAAAAGGCATAAAATCATATCTGCAAAAAATTCATTTCATGGTAGGACTTTCGGTGCACTTACAGCAACAGGCCAGATGAAGTACCATGCAGGTTTTGGACCTTTGCTGGAAGGATTTAAATATGTAAAATATAACGAAATTGAAGATATTTATAGCGCTTTAGATGATGATGTATGTGCAATAATGATTGAAGTTATACAGGGAGAAGGCGGTATACACGAAGGTAGTTTAGAGTATTTAAAAGAGATTAGGAAAATTTGCGATGAAAATGACATACTTTTGATCATTGACGAGGTTCAAACTGGTATTGGACGTACAGGTAAGCTTTTTGCATATGAACATTTCGGAATAACGCCGGACATTATGACGTTGGCAAAGGCACTGGGAGGTGGTATCCCAATTGGTGCTATTGTTGCAAAAGAAAGCGTATCAGTGTTTAAACCAGGGGATCACGCATCAACATTTGGAGGAAATCCCCTTGCTTGTGCAGCTGGAATTGCAGTCATGAAAGAGGTTACAAAAGAAGGATTTCTTGATGATGTATCAAAAAAAGGAGAATATTTTAAGGAGAAGCTTAATGGATTAAAAGATAGATACAAAGTCATAAAAGATGTAAGAGGCAAGGGTTTGATGATAGGGTGCGAAGTGGATTTAGACGATGCAGGTGAGATAGTGTTAAATGCCTTGAAGAAGGGGCTTCTCATAAACTGTGTAAATCACAATGTTCTAAGATTTGTACCTCCACTTATCGTTACTACTGACGAACTTGATACTGCTACGATAATTCTTGACGATGTATTACATGAAATGGGGTTTTAA